A window from Deltaproteobacteria bacterium encodes these proteins:
- a CDS encoding NAD-dependent deacylase — MEEQDPRASIDAIAALVAGASHVVAFTGAGVSTESGIPDFRSPGGIWEKFNPADFTFDKYCVNPEVRKLTWLRYRMMKLSDIEPNAAHYALAQMERMGKLDCVITQNIDGLHLKAGNSAERIIELHGTARLVRCLDCGKEWPFEEIAGWFERGIEDPHCDECGGILKAATISFGQAMPVEEMARAERHSRGCDLFIVIGSSLVVYPAAYMPVYALEGGAPLVIINRDETPMDHLAAVVVRESAGKTMAGVMARIGPDGERTVASEETAE, encoded by the coding sequence ATGGAAGAACAAGACCCGAGGGCTTCGATCGACGCGATAGCCGCCCTGGTCGCCGGCGCGAGCCATGTGGTGGCCTTTACGGGGGCGGGGGTCAGCACCGAGTCGGGCATACCGGATTTCCGGAGCCCCGGCGGCATCTGGGAAAAATTCAACCCCGCCGATTTCACCTTTGACAAATATTGCGTGAACCCCGAGGTGCGGAAACTGACCTGGCTGCGCTACCGCATGATGAAGCTTTCCGACATTGAACCCAACGCCGCCCATTACGCCCTGGCACAGATGGAGCGAATGGGGAAACTCGACTGTGTCATCACCCAGAACATCGACGGCCTGCATCTAAAGGCGGGGAATTCGGCGGAACGGATCATCGAACTGCACGGGACGGCCCGCCTGGTGCGCTGCCTCGACTGCGGCAAGGAATGGCCTTTTGAGGAGATAGCCGGGTGGTTCGAGCGGGGGATCGAGGACCCCCACTGTGACGAATGCGGCGGTATCCTCAAGGCCGCGACGATATCTTTCGGCCAAGCGATGCCCGTCGAGGAAATGGCGCGGGCGGAACGGCACTCCCGCGGGTGCGATCTCTTTATCGTCATCGGTTCGTCGCTGGTGGTCTATCCCGCCGCCTACATGCCCGTTTACGCCCTGGAAGGCGGGGCGCCGCTCGTCATCATCAACCGCGATGAAACGCCCATGGACCATCTAGCGGCCGTCGTCGTCCGGGAAAGCGCGGGGAAAACCATGGCCGGGGTGATGGCCCGGATAGGTCCGGACGGGGAAAGGACCGTTGCGTCTGAAGAAACCGCAGAGTGA
- a CDS encoding nitroreductase, protein MDIIQAVRSRKSIRKYKPDPVPRHVIEDVLAAAQRAPSAMNTQPWEFAVLAGEVLERVKAGNVAKLRAGEPLSPEHWVVGWSMDSVYRTRQVTLAKELFRLMDIPREDKEKRADWLERGFRYFDAPAAIIVMTDRTLSDGGPLIDIGTVCQTICLAALAHGLGTCIEDQGVMYPAVLHEQAGIPASKRTLMSIAIGYPDPDFPANRIESTREPLEAVTTWYGF, encoded by the coding sequence ATGGATATCATCCAGGCTGTCAGGAGCAGAAAGAGCATCAGGAAGTACAAACCGGACCCGGTGCCGCGGCATGTCATCGAGGACGTTCTCGCGGCGGCCCAGCGGGCGCCGTCGGCAATGAACACGCAGCCCTGGGAATTCGCCGTCCTTGCCGGCGAGGTGCTGGAGAGGGTGAAGGCGGGGAACGTGGCGAAACTGCGGGCGGGGGAACCGCTCTCACCGGAGCACTGGGTCGTGGGCTGGTCCATGGACAGTGTGTACCGGACCCGACAGGTAACGCTGGCGAAGGAACTGTTCCGGCTCATGGATATCCCCCGGGAGGATAAGGAAAAGAGGGCCGACTGGCTGGAGCGGGGGTTCCGTTACTTTGACGCGCCGGCGGCGATCATCGTGATGACCGACAGGACCCTCAGTGACGGGGGCCCCCTGATCGATATCGGCACCGTCTGCCAGACCATCTGCCTGGCGGCCCTGGCGCACGGGCTCGGTACCTGCATCGAGGACCAGGGCGTCATGTATCCGGCGGTCCTTCATGAGCAGGCCGGCATTCCCGCGTCGAAACGGACCCTCATGTCTATCGCGATCGGGTATCCCGACCCGGATTTTCCCGCGAACCGGATCGAGAGTACCCGCGAGCCGCTGGAAGCCGTCACAACCTGGTACGGGTTCTGA
- a CDS encoding transglutaminase domain-containing protein produces MKRNIITGALCLGLLFCNACASLYFSRLEPPAEVCRIDGLDRLPYRELWQGFIFNGEKVGFTYLRITPLPDGERYTLSSEARLRILFLGTGSDIFMKSEDIVHADLTLDSFHYEQVIDGKILTIDGGVREGRFRATRTLDRRETTIEHRLDAPLYPTSIINLYPVMKGLKIGADYRYDVFDAQTQSFTEVRQSVLSFEESTALVVEPSYRIRTGLYDQEVSTWINTRGEAVFELAMSGILITCRESEEQARRYLIEAGFNKKDMVLDFSLVRTEEPIPCPRELTVLEIELEGLGGVLPLLQGPGQEATASGDDPAAPARFRLSRDPAGPLIHQEETLDEGDRILYLAATSHMECDAPEIRTAAEKIIGDSSEPLDKIGKLARWVSDEVADEATDSFSALEVLRNRRGECQAHTLLFTALARAAGIPTRLAGGLLYMEDAGFLYHSWAECYAGGWVAVDPTLAQVGVDATHIKLVQGPCWTSTLTLGKVVGRIRARVITFEGPC; encoded by the coding sequence ATGAAACGGAACATCATCACCGGGGCCCTGTGCCTGGGCCTCCTTTTCTGTAATGCCTGCGCGTCACTCTATTTCAGCCGCCTGGAACCGCCGGCCGAGGTCTGCCGCATCGACGGCCTCGATCGGCTCCCCTACCGGGAACTGTGGCAGGGGTTTATATTCAACGGTGAGAAGGTCGGTTTCACCTATCTCAGGATCACCCCCCTTCCCGATGGAGAACGTTACACCCTGTCATCGGAAGCCCGGCTCAGGATCCTCTTCCTGGGGACCGGCAGCGACATTTTCATGAAGAGCGAGGACATAGTCCACGCGGACCTGACCCTGGATTCCTTTCACTACGAACAGGTGATCGACGGAAAAATACTGACCATCGACGGCGGCGTGCGGGAGGGACGGTTCCGGGCGACGCGAACCCTCGACAGGCGGGAAACGACGATCGAACACCGGCTCGACGCGCCGCTCTACCCTACCAGTATCATCAACCTCTATCCCGTCATGAAGGGGTTGAAGATCGGCGCCGATTACCGATACGACGTGTTCGACGCGCAGACCCAGTCTTTCACGGAGGTACGGCAATCGGTCCTGTCCTTTGAAGAGAGCACGGCGCTCGTCGTCGAGCCCTCATACCGGATCAGAACAGGCCTCTATGACCAGGAGGTATCGACCTGGATCAACACGCGGGGCGAGGCCGTCTTCGAGCTCGCCATGAGCGGCATCCTTATCACCTGCCGGGAAAGCGAGGAGCAGGCCCGACGATACCTCATCGAGGCGGGCTTTAACAAAAAGGACATGGTCCTCGACTTCAGCCTGGTCAGGACGGAAGAGCCCATCCCCTGCCCGCGGGAGCTGACCGTCCTTGAGATCGAACTGGAGGGGCTCGGGGGCGTCCTTCCCCTCCTCCAGGGGCCGGGGCAGGAGGCGACCGCCTCCGGTGACGACCCCGCGGCCCCGGCCCGCTTCCGGCTTTCCCGCGACCCCGCCGGCCCCCTCATCCATCAGGAAGAGACACTGGATGAAGGAGACCGCATCCTCTATCTCGCAGCGACCTCTCACATGGAATGTGACGCGCCGGAGATAAGGACGGCAGCGGAGAAGATCATCGGTGACTCCTCGGAGCCGCTCGACAAGATAGGAAAACTGGCACGCTGGGTGTCCGACGAAGTGGCCGATGAAGCCACGGACAGTTTCTCGGCCCTCGAGGTGCTGCGAAACAGGCGCGGCGAGTGCCAGGCTCATACGCTCCTCTTCACCGCCCTGGCCCGGGCCGCGGGGATCCCCACCCGTCTTGCCGGGGGGCTCCTGTACATGGAGGACGCGGGGTTCCTGTATCACAGCTGGGCGGAGTGCTACGCGGGCGGGTGGGTCGCCGTGGACCCCACGCTCGCACAGGTCGGCGTCGACGCCACCCATATCAAGCTCGTCCAGGGGCCCTGCTGGACATCGACCCTTACCCTGGGAAAAGTGGTTGGGCGCATCAGGGCCCGTGTCATTACTTTCGAGGGGCCCTGCTGA